The following coding sequences are from one Culex quinquefasciatus strain JHB chromosome 1, VPISU_Cqui_1.0_pri_paternal, whole genome shotgun sequence window:
- the LOC119765414 gene encoding uncharacterized protein LOC119765414 isoform X2 — MRLSLGIRTVLMLVAVALATLLLVELPVVTEGRTIYYNPANRSKHNETNTSTIFVAPLHCPAGYGLDRFKRCRKLIYW, encoded by the coding sequence atgcgTCTATCGCTGGGAATCCGAACCGTGCTGATGCTAGTGGCCGTcgcgctggcaacactgctcctCGTAGAGCTGCCCGTGGTCACCGAGGGACGCACCATCTACTACAACCCGGCGAACCGGTCCAAGCACAACGAAACCAACACGAGCACGATCTTCGTCGCACCGCTGCACTGTCCGGCCGGGTACGGGCTGGACCGGTTCAAGCGCTGCCGGAAGCTGATCTACTGGTAA
- the LOC119765414 gene encoding uncharacterized protein LOC119765414 isoform X3, translating into MRLSLGIRTVLMLVAVALATLLLVELPVVTEGRTIYYNPANRSKHNETNTSTIFVAPLHCPAGYGLDRFKRCRKLIY; encoded by the coding sequence atgcgTCTATCGCTGGGAATCCGAACCGTGCTGATGCTAGTGGCCGTcgcgctggcaacactgctcctCGTAGAGCTGCCCGTGGTCACCGAGGGACGCACCATCTACTACAACCCGGCGAACCGGTCCAAGCACAACGAAACCAACACGAGCACGATCTTCGTCGCACCGCTGCACTGTCCGGCCGGGTACGGGCTGGACCGGTTCAAGCGCTGCCGGAAGCTGATCTACTG